One genomic region from Haloarcula taiwanensis encodes:
- a CDS encoding capsular biosynthesis protein CpsH, whose product MTAASTTATTVLQATQSDVLQEIQSNFLLNSSLWVNIALAGVAILLFVAMGRDIESPRAKLIWVATMLVPLVSISSYAGLASGLTVGFLQMPPGHALAGQDVLSPWGRYLTWTFSTPMILLALGLLADTDIASLFTAITMDIGMCVTGLAAALITSSHLLRWVFYGISCAFFLAVLYVLLVQWPADAEAAGTSEIFGTLKLLTVVLWLGYPILWALGSEGVALLSVGVTSWGYSGLDILAKYVFAFLLLRWVAANEGTVSGSGMGIGSGGAAPADD is encoded by the coding sequence ATGACAGCTGCCAGTACCACTGCAACGACAGTGCTTCAGGCGACACAGTCAGACGTGCTTCAGGAGATACAGTCGAATTTCCTCCTGAACTCCTCGCTCTGGGTGAACATCGCGCTGGCGGGCGTCGCCATCCTCCTGTTCGTCGCAATGGGTCGAGACATAGAGTCGCCCCGCGCAAAACTCATCTGGGTTGCGACGATGCTGGTGCCGCTGGTCTCGATTTCCAGCTACGCCGGCCTGGCGTCCGGGCTAACGGTCGGGTTTCTGCAGATGCCGCCGGGCCACGCCCTCGCCGGTCAGGACGTCCTGTCGCCGTGGGGTCGGTACCTGACCTGGACGTTCTCGACACCGATGATTCTCCTGGCGCTGGGCCTGTTGGCTGACACCGATATCGCGTCGCTGTTCACCGCGATCACGATGGACATCGGAATGTGCGTGACCGGCCTCGCCGCCGCGCTCATTACCTCCTCGCACCTGCTGCGCTGGGTGTTTTACGGCATCAGTTGCGCGTTCTTCCTCGCCGTACTGTACGTCCTGCTCGTCCAGTGGCCAGCCGACGCGGAAGCCGCCGGCACAAGCGAGATATTCGGGACGCTCAAGCTTCTCACTGTGGTGCTGTGGCTCGGCTACCCGATTCTCTGGGCGCTGGGTTCCGAGGGGGTTGCCCTTCTGAGCGTCGGCGTCACCTCGTGGGGCTACTCCGGGCTAGACATCCTCGCAAAGTACGTGTTCGCGTTCCTGCTCCTGCGCTGGGTCGCCGCCAACGAAGGCACCGTC